A stretch of Petrotoga mexicana DSM 14811 DNA encodes these proteins:
- a CDS encoding TM0106 family RecB-like putative nuclease, producing MDLLYYENFKSCSYFVPTYKRQGSYFDINLNGLNVEANFESINNGVVKIVRMGNNFKKSYWLHIYTVYRYFKDKGEHIKRIVLETSNGSYEINVSDILLREKWIKKELNKLKATKKVHGSHCKFCKIKNQCHLEFLREGDYSVVPNLSKPMIEDLKNMNMDPLTVIKTNQIEKLDKRFKKPLYNLKSLIENQVYVIDKHFLPEDYIVFDVETYLNKDFLFGFLENETYVPFFLGKNAYKNAVKMVDFLYERDKVLLHYDKNDLTALKKLSSKYPILRDKLNKISSRTCDLYEIIRKNYSLPVVSYSLKDISKYFGFDWKTELNGFAVIPEYKSYLNGNKNALKNIFKYNEDDCRATKLVLESLKTI from the coding sequence ATGGATTTACTTTACTATGAAAATTTTAAAAGTTGTAGTTATTTTGTTCCTACCTATAAAAGGCAAGGCTCCTACTTTGATATTAACCTAAATGGTTTGAACGTTGAAGCTAATTTTGAAAGTATTAACAACGGTGTAGTGAAAATCGTTAGAATGGGGAACAATTTTAAAAAGTCTTATTGGTTACATATATATACCGTATATAGATATTTCAAAGATAAAGGTGAACATATAAAAAGAATAGTTTTAGAAACATCCAATGGAAGTTACGAAATAAATGTTTCAGATATTCTTTTAAGAGAAAAATGGATAAAGAAAGAACTTAACAAACTTAAAGCAACGAAAAAAGTCCATGGGTCACACTGCAAGTTTTGCAAAATTAAAAACCAATGTCATTTGGAATTTTTAAGGGAAGGAGATTATTCTGTAGTCCCAAATTTAAGTAAACCTATGATTGAAGATTTAAAAAACATGAATATGGATCCCTTGACAGTTATAAAAACCAATCAAATAGAAAAGTTGGACAAAAGATTCAAAAAGCCTTTATACAATCTAAAGTCTCTAATTGAAAACCAAGTTTACGTGATTGATAAGCACTTTCTTCCAGAAGATTATATAGTCTTTGATGTAGAAACTTATTTAAATAAAGACTTTTTGTTTGGATTTTTAGAGAATGAAACTTATGTTCCTTTCTTTTTAGGAAAAAACGCATACAAAAACGCTGTAAAAATGGTAGATTTCCTGTATGAAAGAGACAAAGTGCTATTGCACTACGATAAAAACGATCTTACAGCCTTAAAAAAACTTTCATCTAAATATCCTATATTGAGAGATAAATTAAATAAAATCTCCTCAAGAACTTGTGATCTATACGAAATAATAAGAAAAAATTATAGCTTACCTGTTGTCTCTTATTCATTAAAAGACATCAGCAAATACTTTGGTTTTGATTGGAAAACAGAGTTAAATGGTTTTGCTGTTATACCCGAATACAAAAGCTATTTGAATGGCAATAAAAATGCTTTGAAAAATATTTTTAAATACAACGAAGATGATTGTCGAGCCACAAAATTAGTATTAGAAAGTCTTAAGACCATTTAA